A region from the Volucribacter amazonae genome encodes:
- the murQ gene encoding N-acetylmuramic acid 6-phosphate etherase codes for MTQQPLLQDLTQLITEQRNPASIALDRLSSLQIVSLMNQQDKLVSIAIEQCLPHIAQAVDHIVAAFQQGGRLIYLGAGTSGRLGVLDASECPPTFGTDPSQVIGIIAGGETAIRCAVEGAEDNQAQAEQDLQTIALSSKDVLVGIAASGRTPYVLAGLAYAKQLGATTVAIVSNPQSAMAQYADICIETLVGAEVLTGSSRLKSGTAQKMVLNMLTTASMVQMGKCYQNLMVDMQASNEKLRARALRIVMQATDCHREQAQWALQQTDYQCKLAILMLLTGQDKENAQQLLQAQQGKISQVMAYLASDHS; via the coding sequence ATGACACAACAACCATTATTACAGGATTTAACCCAACTTATTACCGAGCAACGCAATCCTGCCAGTATAGCTTTGGATCGTTTATCCAGCTTGCAAATCGTCAGCCTGATGAATCAACAAGATAAACTTGTGTCTATTGCCATTGAGCAATGTTTACCCCATATTGCACAAGCAGTCGATCATATTGTTGCCGCCTTTCAGCAAGGGGGACGGTTGATTTATCTTGGGGCTGGCACTAGCGGACGGTTAGGTGTGCTTGATGCCTCAGAATGTCCCCCTACCTTTGGTACAGACCCAAGCCAAGTAATAGGCATTATTGCAGGGGGAGAAACGGCTATACGTTGTGCCGTTGAGGGTGCTGAAGATAATCAAGCCCAAGCGGAACAGGATTTACAGACAATCGCTTTAAGCTCTAAAGATGTACTAGTGGGGATTGCGGCAAGTGGACGAACCCCTTATGTATTAGCAGGTTTGGCTTATGCAAAGCAATTAGGGGCAACCACCGTCGCTATTGTGAGTAATCCACAATCAGCAATGGCACAATATGCGGATATTTGCATTGAAACCTTAGTCGGAGCGGAAGTCCTTACAGGTTCTAGCCGTTTAAAATCAGGTACAGCCCAAAAAATGGTCTTGAATATGTTGACAACGGCAAGTATGGTGCAAATGGGAAAATGCTATCAAAATTTAATGGTGGATATGCAAGCCAGTAACGAAAAATTGCGAGCAAGGGCGTTACGGATAGTGATGCAAGCCACAGATTGTCATAGGGAACAGGCACAATGGGCGTTACAACAAACGGATTACCAATGTAAATTAGCCATTTTAATGTTATTAACTGGGCAAGATAAGGAAAACGCTCAACAATTATTACAGGCTCAGCAGGGAAAAATTAGCCAAGTTATGGCATATCTTGCTAGCGATCACTCGTGA
- the glmS gene encoding glutamine--fructose-6-phosphate transaminase (isomerizing): protein MCGIVGAVAQRDVAEILIDGLHRLEYRGYDSAGVAILDQQHHLHIVRRVGKVKALEEALEAQPLLGGTGIAHTRWATHGEPSEINAHPHRSGKIAVVHNGIIENYEQLRSQLQQQGYQFVSQTDTEVIAHLVAQQYAQTHNLLSAVQNAVEKLRGAYGMVVMLQDDPDHLVVARSGSPIVIGLGVGENFIASDPLALLSVTRRFIYLEEGDIAQISRRQVAIWDKTGQQVEREVHEGNFETDAADKGQYRHYMQKEIFEQPVAIMNTLEGRIANGKVVLEAITPNAQQILSKVEHIQIVACGTSYNAGMVARYWLEGIAGVSCDVEIASEYRYRQFVSRPNSLLITLSQSGETADTLAALRLAKQKGFMSAMTICNVASSSLVRESDFAFMTRAGVEIGVASTKAFTTQLTCLLLLTTALGRLKGNLSEQQEQHIVQALQRLPAQIEQALIYDKEIEKLSEDFADKHHTLFLGRGEYYPIAMESALKLKEISYIHAEAYAAGELKHGPLALIDNDMPVVVVAPENDLLEKVKSNIEEVRARGGQLYVFADAGAGFDASEGIKTILLPKVDMVTAPILYTVPLQLLSYHIALIKGTDVDQPRNLAKAVTVE from the coding sequence ATGTGTGGAATTGTGGGTGCAGTGGCACAACGTGACGTAGCTGAAATCTTAATTGATGGGCTACATCGTTTAGAATATCGTGGTTATGATTCAGCAGGGGTTGCCATTTTAGATCAACAACATCATTTGCATATTGTTCGCCGAGTTGGCAAAGTGAAAGCCTTGGAAGAAGCCCTTGAAGCACAACCTTTATTGGGGGGAACAGGGATTGCTCATACCCGTTGGGCAACTCATGGTGAGCCATCAGAAATTAATGCTCACCCTCATCGTAGCGGTAAAATTGCGGTAGTACATAATGGGATTATTGAGAATTATGAACAACTGCGTAGCCAATTACAGCAACAAGGTTATCAATTTGTTTCACAAACGGATACCGAAGTGATTGCCCATTTAGTGGCTCAGCAATATGCCCAAACCCATAATCTATTAAGTGCGGTGCAAAATGCCGTAGAAAAATTGCGTGGTGCTTATGGTATGGTGGTAATGTTACAAGATGATCCTGATCATTTGGTGGTGGCACGTTCTGGTAGTCCGATTGTAATTGGATTAGGGGTAGGTGAAAATTTTATTGCTTCTGATCCCCTCGCATTATTAAGCGTTACTCGCCGTTTTATTTATTTAGAAGAAGGGGATATTGCCCAAATTTCTCGCCGCCAAGTGGCGATTTGGGATAAAACAGGGCAACAAGTGGAACGAGAAGTTCACGAGGGGAATTTTGAAACCGATGCGGCAGATAAAGGGCAATATCGCCACTATATGCAAAAAGAAATTTTTGAGCAACCTGTTGCCATTATGAATACCCTTGAGGGGCGTATTGCTAATGGTAAAGTAGTGTTAGAGGCGATTACCCCTAATGCTCAGCAAATCCTCAGTAAGGTGGAACATATCCAAATCGTGGCTTGTGGTACGTCTTATAATGCCGGTATGGTGGCTCGCTATTGGCTTGAGGGCATTGCAGGAGTGAGCTGTGACGTGGAAATTGCCTCAGAATATCGCTATCGTCAGTTTGTTAGTCGCCCCAATAGCCTCTTAATTACCCTTTCTCAATCAGGGGAAACGGCGGATACTTTAGCCGCATTACGTTTGGCAAAACAAAAAGGCTTTATGTCCGCAATGACGATTTGTAATGTCGCGAGTTCCTCTTTGGTGCGTGAATCCGATTTTGCCTTTATGACAAGAGCAGGGGTTGAAATTGGTGTCGCCTCAACCAAAGCTTTTACTACTCAATTAACCTGTTTATTATTATTAACTACCGCACTTGGGCGTTTAAAAGGCAATCTTTCTGAACAACAAGAACAGCACATTGTTCAGGCTTTACAACGTCTGCCAGCTCAAATTGAGCAAGCCTTAATTTATGACAAAGAAATAGAAAAGCTCTCAGAGGATTTTGCCGATAAACATCATACGCTGTTTTTAGGACGAGGCGAATATTATCCTATTGCTATGGAATCGGCATTAAAACTTAAAGAAATTTCCTATATTCATGCGGAGGCTTATGCCGCAGGTGAATTAAAGCATGGTCCTCTTGCCTTGATTGATAATGATATGCCTGTGGTGGTGGTTGCCCCAGAAAATGATTTATTAGAGAAAGTAAAATCAAATATTGAGGAAGTGCGGGCAAGAGGAGGGCAACTTTATGTATTTGCTGATGCAGGCGCTGGTTTTGATGCCAGCGAGGGGATAAAAACCATTTTATTGCCTAAGGTTGATATGGTTACAGCCCCTATTCTTTATACTGTGCCATTGCAGTTATTGTCTTATCACATTGCCTTAATAAAAGGAACAGACGTGGATCAACCGCGTAATTTAGCAAAAGCGGTTACAGTGGAATAA
- a CDS encoding MlaA family lipoprotein, translating to MRKNPFLIVLVLAVSFVTGCSSINPETGERNDPIQGFNRTMWDFNYNVVDPYVLKPVATGWKNYVPQPVRTGLVNVANNLDEPVSFVNRLLEGDAKKAIVHFNRFWINSVFGLGGLIDWASYSDPLKIDGERTFGDTLGSYHVDPGIYIMLPLYGATTPREATGAVVDSAYTYAFYDWVGGPWALVKWGVQGIDKRAKAIDQEALLKQSQDPYVTFREAYYQNLEFRATDGKAREIKETLSDEQLQQID from the coding sequence ATGCGAAAAAATCCTTTTTTAATTGTTCTTGTATTGGCTGTCAGTTTCGTTACAGGTTGTTCTAGTATCAATCCTGAAACAGGGGAACGTAATGATCCCATTCAGGGCTTTAACCGAACCATGTGGGATTTTAACTATAATGTGGTAGATCCTTATGTGTTAAAACCCGTAGCAACTGGCTGGAAAAATTATGTTCCTCAGCCCGTAAGAACAGGATTAGTCAATGTGGCAAATAACCTTGATGAACCTGTGAGCTTTGTAAATCGTTTACTTGAGGGAGATGCTAAAAAAGCCATTGTGCATTTTAATCGTTTCTGGATCAACTCGGTATTTGGCTTAGGAGGATTAATTGATTGGGCGAGTTATAGTGATCCGCTCAAAATTGATGGTGAGCGTACCTTTGGCGATACTTTAGGCAGTTATCATGTAGATCCCGGTATTTATATTATGTTGCCATTATATGGGGCAACTACGCCGAGAGAGGCAACAGGGGCGGTAGTGGATAGTGCTTATACTTATGCCTTTTATGATTGGGTTGGTGGACCTTGGGCGTTAGTAAAATGGGGTGTGCAAGGCATTGATAAACGTGCTAAAGCTATTGATCAAGAGGCTTTGTTAAAGCAATCGCAAGATCCTTATGTTACGTTTCGTGAGGCGTATTATCAAAATCTTGAATTTAGAGCCACTGACGGTAAGGCGAGAGAAATCAAAGAAACCTTATCTGATGAGCAATTACAACAAATTGATTAA
- a CDS encoding DeoR/GlpR family DNA-binding transcription regulator, whose product MSKRNTQQRRHTIMQLLQEQGEVSVEQLVSLFDTSEVTIRKDLTALEANGFLLRRYGGAVLMPSELLYEPQSQHLSKQKLAIAKAAAERIRDHNRIIVDSGSTTAALISQLNHKQGLIVMTNSLSVANELSALENEPTLLMTGGTWDTRSESFQGKVAEQVLRSYDFDQLFIGADGIDLARGTTTFNELVGLSQVMAEVSREVIVMVESQKIGRKMPNLELAWQQIDRLITDDLLDKEIKKQIEAHHVEVICA is encoded by the coding sequence ATGTCAAAACGTAATACTCAACAACGCCGTCATACCATTATGCAACTCTTGCAAGAGCAAGGAGAAGTGTCTGTAGAACAACTTGTGAGCTTATTTGATACCTCTGAAGTAACCATTCGCAAAGATCTTACCGCATTAGAAGCCAATGGCTTTTTATTGCGCCGCTATGGTGGGGCGGTTTTGATGCCGAGTGAATTATTATATGAGCCTCAATCACAACATCTTTCGAAACAAAAGTTAGCCATAGCTAAAGCCGCAGCGGAACGTATTCGTGATCACAATCGCATTATTGTGGATAGTGGTAGCACGACAGCAGCGTTAATTAGCCAATTAAATCATAAGCAAGGTTTAATTGTTATGACAAATTCTTTATCGGTGGCAAACGAATTATCTGCTCTGGAAAATGAACCTACCTTGTTGATGACAGGGGGAACTTGGGATACCCGTTCGGAGTCTTTTCAGGGCAAGGTAGCGGAGCAGGTGTTACGTTCTTATGATTTTGACCAATTATTTATTGGTGCAGACGGTATTGATTTAGCACGTGGTACAACGACCTTTAATGAATTAGTGGGATTAAGCCAAGTGATGGCAGAGGTTTCACGAGAAGTGATTGTAATGGTGGAATCACAAAAAATAGGGCGAAAAATGCCGAATTTGGAATTAGCTTGGCAACAAATTGATCGGTTAATTACCGATGATTTGTTGGATAAAGAAATAAAAAAACAAATAGAAGCACATCATGTGGAAGTGATTTGTGCGTAA
- a CDS encoding class I adenylate cyclase — translation MQYDLALARKYVSTLEKERTALALLGASNEFRHIFQLLPLLLHINHPNLPGYLADSPAGVAHFQLSDYQQHYLSHQLSPNEQENLLKQSCYNPAINGVYVMGSIASITQTSESDLDIWVCHQEGLSEVERQRLLAKLNALQSWAKTFAIDMNLFLMDQQRFRSFQYADALTDENSGSAQHILLLDEFYRSTIRLAGKPLLWLHLAVEKEQDYESEVQRLVQQQQLNLDDWVDFGGLGKLSANEYLGATLWQLYKGIDSPYKAVIKILLLEAYSWEYPNTQLIAVEFKRRLLNGDTAVNHFDSYLAMLEKVSQYLSQIQDYKRLNFVRQCFYVKANIDAQLDRQPHWRSETLLSLIHSWQWSKETTDILNARDAWKIKQVKRIYNELVQVLMLSYRNLVNFAHKHKVDDSIMPQDISILTRKLYTAFEELAGKVTLLNPQISKDLSEAHLTFIEVRNSQVMKDGWYVVNQAPKITELSRLRYVEYNPNLHKLVSWAYFNGLLTANTQLYISSQNVSLDVLRQFVTDLRLSFAVNVPPASNEDLYHSCEIKNLMVAVNLVSDPTKKLTAYNSKQAIRQSDLFSFGPEQQSLVGSIDLIYRNLWNEVRTLHFEGANAILSALKVLTNKIHKHATLPQINVYCYSRYYHQELGQCVLSLLKKCLHGNNEQPLNILRVAGKTWQLFFADRGINLKEITSNNPNEQPPCSSEKAPEDRLSKHQKYPYEIDNFASEGFLQFFFEDNPDRTFNVYILDELNHLEIYRHCVGKKEAKIKQINHIYTSSGIDKQDNPYNIVQHNFNYPQFYQILHQGTLTRILPFHSQPNHE, via the coding sequence TTGCAATATGATCTGGCTCTAGCGAGAAAATATGTTTCAACATTAGAAAAAGAAAGAACAGCGTTAGCATTATTAGGTGCTTCTAACGAGTTTCGGCATATTTTTCAGTTACTTCCGTTATTATTACATATAAATCACCCTAATTTGCCGGGTTATCTAGCGGATAGCCCAGCAGGGGTTGCTCACTTTCAGTTATCGGATTATCAACAGCATTACCTATCCCATCAATTATCCCCAAATGAACAAGAAAACTTGTTAAAGCAGTCTTGTTATAATCCTGCTATTAATGGTGTTTATGTCATGGGAAGTATCGCTTCAATTACACAAACATCAGAATCTGATTTGGATATTTGGGTTTGTCATCAAGAAGGTTTATCTGAGGTTGAGCGACAAAGGTTGTTAGCCAAACTTAATGCGTTGCAAAGCTGGGCAAAAACCTTTGCTATTGATATGAATTTATTTTTAATGGATCAACAGCGCTTTCGTTCCTTTCAATATGCTGATGCGTTGACTGACGAAAATAGTGGCTCTGCACAACATATCTTATTATTAGATGAATTTTATCGTTCTACTATCAGATTAGCAGGTAAGCCTTTGTTATGGTTGCATTTAGCCGTAGAAAAGGAACAGGATTATGAAAGCGAAGTACAGCGTTTAGTGCAACAACAACAGCTTAATCTTGATGACTGGGTAGATTTTGGTGGCTTAGGCAAATTATCAGCGAATGAATATTTAGGGGCAACCCTTTGGCAACTTTACAAGGGGATTGATTCGCCCTATAAAGCGGTCATTAAGATTTTATTATTGGAAGCCTATTCTTGGGAATATCCTAATACTCAATTAATTGCGGTAGAATTTAAACGCCGTTTGCTTAATGGCGATACCGCAGTGAACCATTTTGATTCTTATTTGGCTATGTTGGAAAAAGTCAGTCAATATTTGAGTCAAATTCAAGACTATAAGCGTTTAAATTTTGTTCGACAATGTTTTTATGTTAAAGCCAATATTGATGCTCAACTTGATCGCCAACCTCATTGGCGTAGTGAGACCTTATTGTCTTTAATCCATTCTTGGCAATGGTCAAAAGAGACTACCGATATTTTAAATGCACGTGATGCGTGGAAAATTAAACAGGTCAAACGTATTTATAATGAATTGGTACAAGTGTTGATGTTGAGTTATCGTAACTTAGTCAATTTTGCCCATAAGCATAAGGTTGATGATAGCATTATGCCACAAGATATTAGTATCTTGACCCGTAAACTCTATACCGCCTTTGAAGAACTTGCGGGTAAGGTAACCTTGCTTAATCCACAGATTTCTAAAGATTTATCGGAAGCCCATTTAACCTTTATTGAAGTAAGAAATAGCCAAGTGATGAAAGACGGCTGGTATGTCGTCAACCAAGCTCCTAAAATTACAGAATTATCCCGTCTGCGTTATGTGGAATACAATCCAAACCTGCATAAATTAGTATCTTGGGCATATTTTAATGGCTTATTAACCGCCAATACGCAATTATATATTTCAAGCCAAAATGTCAGCCTTGATGTTTTACGTCAATTTGTTACTGATTTACGCTTATCTTTTGCAGTTAATGTGCCTCCCGCCAGCAATGAAGATTTATATCATTCCTGTGAGATAAAGAACCTTATGGTGGCAGTAAATCTCGTATCTGATCCCACTAAAAAACTGACTGCGTATAATTCCAAACAAGCTATTCGGCAAAGTGATTTATTTAGTTTTGGACCAGAACAACAAAGTTTAGTAGGCAGTATTGATTTAATTTATCGTAATTTATGGAATGAAGTGCGTACCCTGCATTTTGAAGGAGCAAATGCCATTTTGTCGGCATTAAAAGTGCTAACCAATAAAATTCACAAACACGCCACCTTACCCCAAATTAATGTGTATTGTTATAGCCGTTATTATCATCAAGAATTGGGGCAATGTGTATTGAGTTTGCTAAAAAAATGCTTGCATGGCAATAATGAACAGCCCCTTAATATTTTGCGTGTGGCAGGTAAAACTTGGCAACTCTTTTTTGCAGATCGAGGTATTAATCTAAAAGAAATTACATCAAATAACCCTAACGAGCAACCGCCTTGTTCCAGCGAAAAAGCCCCTGAGGATAGGCTTTCTAAACATCAGAAGTATCCTTATGAAATTGATAATTTTGCCAGTGAGGGCTTTTTACAATTCTTTTTTGAGGATAATCCTGATCGCACTTTTAATGTTTATATTCTTGATGAACTTAACCATTTAGAAATTTACCGTCATTGTGTGGGAAAGAAAGAAGCAAAAATTAAGCAAATCAATCATATTTATACTTCGTCAGGCATTGATAAGCAGGATAATCCCTATAATATTGTGCAACATAATTTTAATTATCCCCAATTTTATCAAATTCTACATCAAGGTACATTAACGCGTATTTTGCCGTTCCATAGTCAACCTAATCACGAGTGA
- a CDS encoding YjaG family protein produces the protein MRNPIHKRLEKFSSWQHLTFMACLCERMLPNFALFCQMTDQAKQAMVYKNILNLVWEYLTVKSCKINFDQQLEKFETIIPDINHYDFYGVEPAIDACEALSELLHAIIGGEYLQHAIRISQNSLKTVATYVSLTQQRELSEQALKHSEEIQTELDVQWAIYRSLNECEERDLDVILSLKNELRMEKISNIGIKMDE, from the coding sequence ATGAGAAACCCCATTCATAAACGTTTAGAAAAATTTTCCAGTTGGCAACATTTAACTTTTATGGCTTGTTTATGTGAGCGAATGTTGCCTAATTTTGCTTTATTTTGTCAAATGACCGATCAAGCGAAACAAGCTATGGTTTATAAAAATATTCTTAATCTCGTTTGGGAATATTTGACGGTTAAAAGCTGTAAAATTAATTTTGATCAGCAATTAGAAAAATTTGAAACCATTATTCCTGATATTAATCATTATGATTTTTATGGTGTAGAACCTGCCATAGATGCTTGTGAAGCCTTATCTGAATTATTGCATGCTATTATTGGCGGTGAATATTTACAACATGCTATTAGAATAAGCCAAAACTCCCTAAAAACAGTAGCGACTTATGTCTCTTTAACTCAACAACGAGAATTGTCCGAGCAAGCATTAAAACATAGCGAAGAAATTCAAACAGAACTTGATGTGCAATGGGCGATTTATCGTAGTTTAAATGAATGTGAAGAAAGGGATTTAGATGTGATTTTATCCCTTAAAAATGAGCTAAGAATGGAAAAAATCAGTAATATCGGCATAAAAATGGACGAATAA
- a CDS encoding HU family DNA-binding protein, with protein sequence MNKTDLIDAIASAAELNKKQAKAALEATLDAITASLKAGDSVQLIGFGTFKVNERKARTGRNPQTGKEIQIPASKVPAFVSGKALKDAVK encoded by the coding sequence ATGAACAAAACTGATTTAATTGATGCAATTGCAAGCGCTGCAGAGTTAAACAAAAAACAAGCTAAAGCAGCGTTAGAAGCAACATTAGATGCTATTACTGCAAGCCTAAAAGCAGGTGATTCTGTGCAATTAATTGGTTTCGGTACATTCAAAGTGAATGAGCGTAAAGCACGCACTGGCCGTAATCCACAAACAGGTAAAGAAATCCAAATTCCAGCCTCAAAAGTACCTGCTTTTGTTTCTGGTAAAGCACTTAAAGATGCAGTTAAATAA
- a CDS encoding anhydro-N-acetylmuramic acid kinase: MQQYYIGVMSGTSLDGVDLALVDFSHQPALVVATKFMAMPEKIKQKLTALITEPQITLSQLGEADHLVGHLYADCINQFLAEQQLSANDIVALGCHGQTIWHAPQGDYPFTMQIGDMNIVAINTGIQTIGDFRRKDMALGGQGAPLVPAFHQAYFARPDRVVAVLNIGGISNVSLLIPEQAVLGYDLGPGNTLLDQWIAKYQGKSYDKGGEWAKTGQVYQPLLQDLLSEPFFQQPPPKSTGREQFNLIWLEKFLAKHTALLPQDIQATLVALTVQSIVQDLQKIETTLPCELLVCGGGAYNPLLMQGLQQGLAHWQVATTASYGLAEDYVEAVAFAWLAYQRIQQKTSNLPSVTGAKSAVSLGVIF, translated from the coding sequence ATGCAACAATATTATATTGGCGTAATGTCTGGCACGAGCTTAGATGGTGTTGATCTTGCGTTAGTGGATTTTTCTCATCAACCTGCCTTGGTGGTTGCCACAAAATTTATGGCAATGCCTGAAAAAATAAAACAAAAACTGACCGCACTTATTACCGAACCTCAAATTACCTTATCCCAACTTGGTGAAGCTGATCATTTAGTAGGGCATTTATATGCCGATTGTATTAATCAATTTTTAGCCGAGCAACAACTTAGTGCGAATGATATTGTGGCATTAGGTTGTCATGGGCAAACCATTTGGCACGCACCGCAGGGCGATTATCCCTTTACCATGCAAATTGGCGATATGAATATTGTTGCCATTAACACAGGTATTCAAACGATTGGCGATTTTCGCCGTAAAGATATGGCATTAGGCGGACAAGGCGCGCCTTTAGTGCCAGCCTTTCATCAAGCCTATTTTGCCCGTCCTGATCGAGTGGTGGCGGTGTTAAATATTGGTGGCATTAGCAATGTGTCTTTATTGATACCTGAGCAAGCGGTGTTAGGCTATGATCTTGGTCCGGGAAATACCTTGCTCGATCAATGGATTGCTAAATATCAAGGCAAAAGCTACGACAAGGGGGGAGAATGGGCAAAGACAGGGCAAGTTTATCAGCCATTATTACAGGATTTATTAAGTGAGCCTTTTTTCCAACAACCGCCACCGAAAAGTACAGGACGAGAGCAATTTAATCTTATTTGGCTAGAAAAATTTTTGGCAAAACACACCGCACTTTTACCACAGGATATTCAAGCAACCCTTGTAGCTCTTACGGTACAAAGCATTGTGCAAGATTTGCAAAAAATTGAAACCACCTTGCCTTGTGAGTTATTAGTTTGTGGCGGTGGCGCTTATAATCCATTGCTAATGCAAGGCTTACAACAGGGATTAGCCCATTGGCAAGTGGCAACTACTGCCAGTTATGGCTTAGCAGAGGATTATGTAGAGGCGGTGGCTTTTGCTTGGTTGGCCTATCAACGAATACAGCAAAAAACCTCAAATCTTCCCTCGGTAACAGGGGCTAAAAGTGCGGTCAGTTTAGGAGTAATTTTTTAA
- the hemE gene encoding uroporphyrinogen decarboxylase, which yields MAFPLKNDRYLRALLRQPVDMTPVWMMRQAGRYLPEYKATRATAGDFMALCRNAELACEVTLQPLRRYQLDAAILFSDILTIPDAMGLGLSFGAGEGPKFAKPIQGKQDIEQLPIPDPEQELQYVMNAVRTIQRELKGEVPLIGFSGSPWTLATYMVEGGSSKAFTKIKKMLYAEPHLLHQLLNKIADAVILYLNAQIKAGAQAVMIFDTWGGVLSQQAYLEFSLHYMHKIINGLIRENEGRKVPVTLFTKGGGLWLEAIAETGCDAIGLDWTIDIAQARARVGHKVALQGNMDPSVLYAPAERIVQEVQTILTAFGQGSGHIFNLGHGIHQDVPVESPKILVDSIHQYSQQFHCQQG from the coding sequence ATGGCTTTTCCATTAAAAAATGATCGTTATCTTAGAGCTTTATTGCGTCAACCTGTGGATATGACCCCCGTATGGATGATGCGTCAAGCAGGGCGTTATTTACCTGAATATAAAGCCACTCGAGCAACTGCCGGAGATTTTATGGCGTTATGCCGTAATGCGGAGTTAGCTTGCGAAGTAACGTTACAACCATTACGCCGTTATCAGCTTGATGCTGCCATTTTATTTTCCGATATTTTAACCATTCCTGATGCCATGGGATTAGGCTTAAGTTTTGGGGCTGGCGAAGGTCCTAAATTTGCCAAGCCTATTCAAGGTAAACAAGATATTGAACAATTACCTATTCCTGATCCTGAACAAGAATTGCAGTATGTGATGAATGCAGTACGGACAATTCAGCGTGAATTAAAAGGCGAAGTGCCTTTAATCGGTTTTTCGGGTAGCCCTTGGACATTAGCCACTTATATGGTTGAGGGAGGCTCAAGCAAAGCCTTTACTAAAATAAAAAAAATGTTGTACGCTGAACCGCACTTACTTCATCAGTTATTAAACAAAATTGCAGATGCTGTGATCTTATATCTTAATGCACAAATCAAAGCTGGCGCACAAGCGGTAATGATCTTTGATACTTGGGGCGGTGTATTATCTCAACAAGCCTATTTAGAATTTTCTTTGCACTATATGCACAAAATTATCAACGGACTTATTCGAGAAAATGAAGGACGTAAAGTGCCTGTTACCCTATTTACCAAAGGGGGAGGATTATGGTTAGAGGCTATTGCTGAAACAGGCTGTGATGCTATTGGGCTAGATTGGACAATAGATATAGCACAAGCACGAGCCAGAGTGGGGCATAAAGTGGCATTACAAGGTAATATGGATCCGAGCGTGCTTTATGCTCCTGCGGAGCGTATTGTGCAAGAAGTGCAAACCATCTTAACCGCATTCGGGCAAGGCAGTGGACATATTTTTAACCTTGGGCATGGTATTCATCAAGATGTTCCCGTAGAAAGCCCTAAAATTTTAGTGGATAGTATTCATCAATATTCACAACAATTTCATTGTCAGCAGGGATAA
- a CDS encoding YfbU family protein, whose product MEMTATQRLILANQYKLMALLDSDNAQKYQRLEIIVRGGFGLELKELDKEFSDLSEQDCRLVLDTLEMYNALQVSYNHLKDKSAISEHRLTFPGYCAVREKKYLNYLRFITGVEGKYREFMHCAHGCDSQVPMNDKYRKMLEELRRCPHEYHLSAAEIQKILDA is encoded by the coding sequence ATGGAAATGACCGCAACGCAACGTCTTATTTTAGCCAATCAATATAAATTAATGGCATTATTGGACAGTGATAACGCACAAAAATATCAACGTTTAGAAATTATTGTGCGTGGTGGATTTGGTTTAGAACTCAAAGAGTTAGATAAAGAATTTTCGGATTTATCTGAACAAGATTGCCGTTTAGTGCTAGATACGTTAGAAATGTATAATGCCTTACAAGTGTCTTATAATCATCTTAAAGATAAATCGGCGATCAGTGAACATCGTTTAACTTTCCCCGGTTATTGTGCGGTGCGTGAGAAAAAATATTTGAATTATTTGCGTTTTATCACAGGAGTAGAGGGCAAATATCGTGAATTTATGCATTGTGCCCATGGCTGCGATTCGCAAGTTCCAATGAATGACAAATATCGCAAAATGCTTGAAGAATTACGCCGTTGTCCGCACGAATATCATCTCAGTGCGGCGGAAATTCAGAAAATTTTAGATGCCTAA